AAAGAGAATAATATCAAAAAAGGTGATGTGCTCACTATTGCTGAAATTGCTGGCATTCAGGGAGCAAAGAAAACCAGTGAACTGATCCCCTTATGTCACCCCATTCAGTTAACGAAAGTTGAAGTAAAAGCTGACTTAAAGGACAATGGAGTAGAAATAAGCAGCATGGCAAAATGCATCGGGCAAACAGGTGTTGAAATGGAAGCATTGAATGCTGTAAGCGTTGCCTTGTTGACGATTTACGATATGTGCAAAGCCGTTGATAAAAATATGATAATCAGCGATATTCACTTAATTGAAAAACAAAAACAAGATATCACGATCTAAAATAGTTCGATGAGAATTCAATAAAATTCAGTATATTGTGTTATCAATAAATGGTATTACAAGAATTAAATTAAAAGCATGACAAAACATTTCGTTAAAATATTAACAGCATTACTCGTACTAACGTTTTCATTTACTATAAATCTACATAGTCAAACCACAAAAACAGGTGTGCTGACAATGCATGACTCAATTCAAATGTTATCGGTAAATGGCTTGATTACCTCCGTTTATGATTTGATATCAGGCCCTGCTGGCCCCAGAAACTGGGAAAAACTCCGAGCATTTTGCCTTCCTTCTGCCACATTTATTTCCATTAAAATCAGACCTGATGGGGCGGAAGAATACTTTAATGGAACAATGGACGACTATATTGAAATGATAAGTCCAGTGCTTGAAAATACTGATTATTATGAAAATGAAATCGAGCGTAGTGTGCAATCATCCGATAATATTGCAAATGTTTTTAGTACCTACGAATCGTTTTTATACGAAAAAGAAGCCACCATCAATCAAAGAGGTGTAAATAGTTT
The Bacteroidota bacterium genome window above contains:
- the moaC gene encoding cyclic pyranopterin monophosphate synthase MoaC, which gives rise to MINKLSHTDEQGKANMVDVSHKKDQIRIAKAKGFITLCHEALKLIKENNIKKGDVLTIAEIAGIQGAKKTSELIPLCHPIQLTKVEVKADLKDNGVEISSMAKCIGQTGVEMEALNAVSVALLTIYDMCKAVDKNMIISDIHLIEKQKQDITI